In Nitrospira sp. MA-1, one genomic interval encodes:
- a CDS encoding arginine deiminase-related protein, protein MSRLLMCPPDYFGIEYEINPWMRVSNQSNGDRARTQWKTLTQVLENEVGVKLEFMEPIPKLPDLVFTANAGVLHGGKAVPSQFRHPERQGEERHFIDWFTKKGYEVINLDPDINFEGAGDLLGFPDFWIGGYRQRSDISAYVQLSEIFQKEIMPVELVDQRFYHLDTCFCPLSGGELLYYPPCFDTYAQTVLASRIEPDKRFAVPSQEGERFACNAVCIDRHVVLPTGCPETMAWLHKRGYITHPVELDEFLKAGGSAKCLTLALD, encoded by the coding sequence ATGAGCCGTTTATTGATGTGCCCCCCGGATTATTTTGGTATCGAATATGAGATTAATCCATGGATGAGAGTGTCGAATCAATCCAATGGAGATCGCGCCAGAACCCAATGGAAAACGCTGACCCAGGTACTGGAGAACGAGGTTGGAGTCAAACTCGAATTTATGGAACCGATACCAAAACTACCTGATTTGGTGTTTACCGCCAATGCGGGTGTCCTCCATGGGGGCAAGGCTGTTCCCAGCCAATTCCGCCACCCGGAACGGCAGGGTGAGGAGCGGCATTTCATTGATTGGTTCACCAAAAAGGGCTATGAAGTCATCAACCTTGACCCCGACATAAACTTTGAAGGGGCCGGGGACTTATTGGGATTTCCGGATTTCTGGATCGGCGGCTACCGGCAACGGAGTGATATCAGCGCCTATGTCCAGTTGTCGGAAATTTTCCAGAAAGAAATCATGCCTGTGGAATTGGTGGACCAACGGTTTTATCATCTGGATACCTGCTTTTGTCCCCTCAGCGGAGGAGAGCTTCTCTACTATCCCCCCTGTTTCGATACGTACGCCCAAACTGTGCTGGCTTCTCGTATAGAACCGGACAAACGATTTGCAGTCCCATCCCAGGAAGGCGAGCGATTTGCCTGCAATGCGGTCTGTATCGACCGCCATGTCGTTCTGCCGACCGGATGTCCGGAAACGATGGCATGGTTACACAAACGGGGCTATATCACCCATCCTGTGGAACTGGATGAATTCCTCAAGGCCGGTGGCTCCGCCAAATGCCTGACCCTCGCGCTGGATTAA